The following proteins come from a genomic window of Corallococcus sp. NCRR:
- a CDS encoding PD-(D/E)XK nuclease family protein: MARPPITNDFSWSKSRHEKFSECLRAYYLYYYRSWGGWEAEAARDVRELYVLKKLHNRYTWAGSIVHEALKDVLLDWRAGRDVDPAKVEARTHKLMQDDFRHSRSKAYWTTKYRKPFTGLAEHEYAEEIPNESWKQNFETVRSALAWFFQSRWPTVAKGLKPAQWLEVDAGFDFAHFVMDGVKTFAIPDFAYVDAEGSVVVVDWKTGRSREGYDEQVLGYALYIAQRYRYPLEKVRASLVYLNEGLEHDVTVDPSAMDSFRQHFARSVEGMRALLKDVATNTPKDSEAFPQTGNLDVCARCVFRRPCGREPAVAQARPRVA; this comes from the coding sequence ATGGCCCGCCCTCCCATCACCAACGACTTCTCCTGGTCCAAGAGCCGCCACGAGAAGTTCTCCGAGTGCCTCCGGGCCTACTACCTCTACTACTACCGCTCCTGGGGCGGCTGGGAGGCGGAGGCGGCCCGGGACGTGCGCGAACTCTACGTCCTCAAGAAGCTGCACAACCGCTACACCTGGGCGGGCAGCATCGTGCACGAGGCCCTCAAGGACGTGCTGCTGGACTGGCGCGCCGGCCGTGACGTGGACCCCGCGAAGGTGGAAGCGCGCACGCACAAGCTGATGCAGGACGACTTCCGGCACTCGCGCTCCAAGGCCTACTGGACCACGAAGTACCGCAAGCCCTTCACCGGCCTCGCGGAGCACGAGTACGCGGAAGAAATCCCCAACGAGTCCTGGAAGCAGAACTTCGAAACGGTGCGCTCCGCGCTCGCGTGGTTCTTCCAGTCGCGCTGGCCCACCGTGGCCAAGGGGCTCAAGCCCGCGCAGTGGCTGGAGGTGGACGCGGGCTTCGACTTCGCCCACTTCGTCATGGACGGGGTGAAGACCTTCGCCATCCCGGACTTCGCCTACGTGGACGCGGAAGGCTCCGTCGTGGTGGTGGACTGGAAGACGGGCCGCTCGCGCGAGGGCTACGACGAGCAGGTGCTGGGCTACGCGCTCTACATCGCGCAGCGCTACCGCTACCCGCTGGAGAAGGTGCGCGCGTCGCTCGTGTACCTCAACGAGGGGCTGGAGCATGACGTGACGGTGGATCCGTCCGCCATGGACTCCTTCCGCCAGCACTTCGCCCGGAGCGTGGAGGGGATGCGCGCGCTGCTCAAGGACGTGGCCACCAACACGCCGAAGGACTCAGAGGCCTTCCCGCAGACGGGGAACCTGGACGTCTGCGCCCGCTGCGTCTTCCGCCGTCCGTGCGGCCGGGAGCCCGCGGTGGCGCAGGCCCGGCCCCGGGTGGCTTGA
- a CDS encoding tRNA threonylcarbamoyladenosine dehydratase, translating to MNPQPTPTPTAEPEAPTASPAASNTVAPEASLAKPFKLSRRFDRTARLLGDNAMERLANAHVVVFGLGGVGSFTAEGLVRSGVGRLTLVDHDDVCVTNTNRQLHATVKSVGKSKAELMAQRCQEINPQAKVEALREFYREELAETLLPAGRYDFVVDAIDNVKAKLHLLHRCVSLGLPVVSSMGAAGRLDPTAIRVEDLSETHMDPFAKDIRKLLKRKYGVETERHTGITAVYSIETRRQPVPLNYDDATDGFLCVCPQDNEFHTCDHRTQIDGSVAFVTSAFGMNAAGVVVRRLASAR from the coding sequence ATGAACCCGCAGCCCACCCCCACCCCCACCGCCGAGCCCGAGGCGCCCACCGCCTCCCCCGCCGCTTCGAACACCGTCGCGCCGGAAGCGTCGCTGGCGAAGCCCTTCAAGCTGTCGCGCCGCTTCGACCGCACGGCACGCCTGCTGGGCGACAACGCCATGGAGCGGCTGGCCAACGCGCACGTGGTGGTGTTCGGCCTGGGCGGCGTGGGCAGCTTCACCGCGGAGGGCCTGGTGCGCAGCGGCGTGGGCCGCCTCACGCTGGTGGACCACGACGATGTCTGCGTCACCAACACCAACCGGCAGCTGCACGCGACGGTGAAGTCGGTGGGCAAGTCGAAGGCGGAGCTGATGGCCCAGCGCTGCCAGGAGATCAACCCGCAGGCGAAGGTGGAGGCCCTGCGCGAGTTCTACCGCGAGGAGCTGGCGGAGACGCTGCTGCCCGCGGGCAGGTACGACTTCGTGGTGGACGCTATCGACAACGTGAAGGCGAAGCTGCACCTGTTGCACCGGTGCGTGAGCCTGGGCCTGCCGGTGGTCAGCTCCATGGGCGCGGCGGGACGCCTGGACCCCACGGCCATCCGCGTGGAGGACCTGAGCGAGACGCACATGGACCCGTTCGCCAAGGACATCCGCAAGCTGCTCAAGCGCAAGTACGGCGTGGAGACGGAGCGCCACACGGGCATCACCGCCGTGTACTCCATCGAGACGCGCCGCCAGCCGGTGCCGCTCAACTACGACGACGCGACCGACGGCTTCCTGTGCGTCTGCCCGCAGGACAACGAGTTCCACACCTGCGACCACCGCACGCAGATTGACGGCAGCGTGGCGTTCGTCACCTCCGCCTTCGGCATGAACGCGGCGGGCGTGGTGGTGCGCCGGCTCGCCTCCGCGCGGTAG
- a CDS encoding TatD family hydrolase produces MIDTHCHLDASRFDPDRDSVVARAWAAGLHGILIPAVGPDTWGPLLTLPRREPRIQVGLGIHPQFLPDLPPEEDGAHLERLDALLSQGGAVAVGECGLDGPSLPGAPLERQLAVLRGHLALARKHGLPVLMHCHRLHPALMEFLKAEAWPEAGILMHSYSGGAELARFYIQKGCHFSFAGPVTWAEARKPLDALRVIPADRLVAETDSPDQAPTPFRGQRSEPGYLPHILDGMAQVLGEPVEALAQRTTENARRLFREAFPSPSR; encoded by the coding sequence ATGATCGACACGCACTGCCATCTGGACGCCTCGCGCTTCGACCCGGACCGCGACAGCGTTGTCGCGCGCGCCTGGGCCGCGGGCCTGCACGGCATCCTCATCCCCGCGGTGGGCCCGGACACGTGGGGGCCCCTGCTCACGCTGCCGCGAAGGGAGCCCCGCATCCAGGTGGGGCTGGGCATCCATCCCCAGTTCCTGCCGGACCTGCCGCCGGAGGAAGACGGCGCGCACCTGGAGCGGCTGGACGCGCTCTTGTCCCAGGGCGGCGCGGTGGCGGTGGGCGAGTGCGGCCTGGACGGCCCGTCCCTCCCCGGCGCCCCGCTGGAGCGGCAGCTGGCGGTGCTGCGCGGGCACCTGGCCCTGGCGCGCAAGCACGGGCTGCCGGTGCTGATGCACTGCCACCGGCTGCACCCGGCGCTGATGGAGTTCCTGAAGGCGGAGGCGTGGCCGGAGGCCGGCATCCTGATGCACAGCTACAGCGGCGGCGCGGAGCTGGCGCGCTTCTACATCCAGAAGGGCTGCCACTTCTCCTTCGCGGGCCCGGTGACGTGGGCGGAGGCGCGCAAGCCGCTGGACGCCCTGCGCGTGATTCCGGCGGACCGGCTGGTGGCGGAGACGGACTCGCCGGACCAGGCGCCCACTCCCTTCCGGGGGCAGCGCTCCGAACCCGGCTACCTGCCCCACATCCTCGATGGCATGGCGCAGGTGCTGGGGGAGCCGGTGGAGGCGCTCGCCCAGCGGACGACCGAGAACGCCCGGCGCCTGTTCCGGGAAGCTTTCCCCTCCCCTTCGCGGTAG
- a CDS encoding TolB family protein has translation MTKRVVLGALFGALTVLGTGCGDECVDQFDCRDKGAPPAGQEWTCNADNKCELQNLTPRPEEDAGTEEDAGTEMDAGTEMDAGTEDAGTEMDAGTEMDAGTDAGMNVAKGGACTASTDCMAGLRCEAATCQSLHIAVTGNDGGTRALVTEYDVPGMTSLSADGVASAYPRFGPDGTQVAFVQGDVTAAAGELAVRPLPLTAAAPTVLTTGTAAGNARIRYMEWEPGSVIAWVRGSTGISTIPATGGTPTQATVNGTFPDWAPNGTDYAYSAAGNGIYVSTGGGAPAPLAGSPTTGEQPHYSRATSQLLFLANPENETVTFGTDVTPVLKLYSLPVTGGGSPTTIADATSDTVTGGTVDSYIANPNWSPDGSWVAYVRAYYQNVAGAATLCGNAAATLCGTTPGNVIFLQRVNTTTGAVEGAPVKLADNATLPSFSPDGRFVAYILGGQLNVQPIDPATGAAAGTLITHPKDTYTVLTSEGDDHRPRWQPR, from the coding sequence ATGACCAAGCGAGTGGTGTTGGGGGCGTTGTTCGGGGCGCTGACGGTGTTGGGCACGGGCTGTGGCGACGAGTGCGTCGACCAGTTCGACTGCCGTGACAAGGGCGCCCCTCCGGCGGGACAGGAGTGGACCTGCAACGCGGACAACAAGTGCGAGCTGCAGAACCTCACGCCCCGGCCGGAAGAGGACGCGGGCACGGAGGAGGACGCGGGCACGGAGATGGACGCCGGCACGGAGATGGACGCAGGCACCGAGGACGCGGGCACGGAGATGGACGCCGGGACGGAGATGGACGCCGGCACCGACGCGGGCATGAACGTGGCCAAGGGCGGCGCGTGCACCGCGTCCACGGACTGCATGGCGGGCCTGCGCTGCGAGGCCGCCACCTGCCAGTCGCTCCACATCGCCGTGACGGGCAACGACGGCGGCACGCGCGCGCTGGTGACGGAATACGACGTGCCGGGCATGACGTCGCTCAGCGCCGACGGCGTCGCCAGCGCCTACCCGCGCTTCGGCCCGGACGGCACCCAGGTGGCCTTCGTGCAGGGCGACGTCACCGCCGCCGCGGGTGAGCTCGCGGTGCGCCCGCTGCCGCTCACGGCCGCCGCGCCCACGGTGCTGACCACGGGCACGGCCGCCGGCAACGCGCGCATCCGCTACATGGAGTGGGAGCCGGGCTCCGTCATCGCCTGGGTGCGCGGCAGCACGGGCATCTCCACCATCCCGGCGACGGGCGGCACGCCCACGCAGGCCACCGTCAACGGCACGTTCCCGGACTGGGCGCCCAACGGGACGGACTACGCGTACAGCGCCGCGGGCAACGGCATCTACGTCTCCACGGGCGGCGGCGCGCCGGCCCCGCTGGCGGGCTCGCCCACCACGGGTGAGCAGCCGCACTACAGCCGCGCCACCTCGCAGCTGCTCTTCCTGGCCAACCCGGAGAATGAGACCGTGACCTTCGGCACGGACGTCACCCCGGTGCTCAAGCTGTACTCGCTGCCGGTGACCGGCGGCGGCTCGCCCACGACGATCGCGGACGCGACCTCCGACACCGTCACGGGCGGCACCGTGGACTCGTACATCGCGAACCCCAACTGGTCGCCGGACGGCAGCTGGGTGGCGTACGTGCGCGCCTACTACCAGAACGTCGCTGGCGCGGCCACGCTGTGCGGCAACGCCGCCGCGACGCTGTGCGGGACCACGCCGGGCAACGTCATCTTCCTGCAGCGCGTGAACACCACCACGGGCGCGGTGGAGGGCGCCCCGGTGAAGCTCGCGGACAACGCCACGCTGCCGTCGTTCTCCCCGGATGGCCGCTTCGTGGCCTACATCCTGGGCGGCCAGCTCAACGTGCAGCCCATCGACCCGGCCACCGGCGCCGCGGCCGGCACGCTCATCACGCACCCCAAGGACACGTACACGGTGCTGACGAGCGAGGGTGACGACCACCGCCCGCGCTGGCAGCCCCGCTAG
- a CDS encoding DHH family phosphoesterase: protein MRVQVLFHDNCFDGAASAAVFTRFYRERVRADATFSYRGLAHKPGAEGIDPAVFTGDENVIVDFRYSQDARLTWWFDHHASAFQQPGDEPHFQRDTSGRKFHDPQRKSCTLYLADVARERFGWDASPLKDLLHWAEIIDGAQFPSPQMAVALEEPALRIMTVLEATKDDLLIPEVIRRMQTESLADIAASPLISAPLSPLLFKHQRNIDLVREKARYENGVVYFDLVDEGVDSLNKFIAYALYPDARYTLWVGKGASRAKVSLGSNPWRPETRKHDLSAIAGRYGGGGHPVVAAASFKADQADKARAAYQEILAELSSAR, encoded by the coding sequence ATGCGAGTCCAGGTCCTCTTCCACGACAACTGTTTCGACGGCGCGGCCAGCGCCGCGGTCTTCACCCGCTTCTACCGGGAGCGCGTGCGCGCGGACGCGACGTTCAGCTACCGGGGGTTGGCCCACAAGCCGGGGGCGGAGGGCATCGACCCGGCCGTCTTCACCGGCGACGAGAACGTCATCGTCGACTTCCGCTACAGCCAGGACGCGCGGCTCACCTGGTGGTTCGACCACCACGCCTCCGCCTTCCAGCAGCCCGGCGACGAGCCCCACTTCCAGCGCGACACCAGCGGACGCAAATTCCACGACCCGCAGCGCAAGAGTTGCACGCTGTACCTGGCGGACGTGGCGCGCGAGCGCTTCGGCTGGGACGCGTCCCCGCTGAAGGACCTGCTGCACTGGGCGGAGATCATCGACGGCGCGCAGTTCCCCAGCCCCCAGATGGCGGTGGCGCTGGAGGAGCCCGCGCTGCGCATCATGACGGTGCTGGAGGCGACCAAGGACGACCTGCTCATCCCGGAGGTCATCCGGCGCATGCAGACGGAGAGCCTGGCGGACATCGCCGCGTCGCCGCTCATCTCCGCCCCGCTGTCGCCGCTGCTCTTCAAGCACCAGCGCAACATCGACCTCGTGCGCGAGAAGGCCCGGTACGAGAACGGCGTCGTCTACTTCGACCTGGTGGACGAGGGCGTGGACAGCCTCAACAAGTTCATCGCGTACGCGCTCTATCCGGACGCGCGCTACACGCTGTGGGTGGGCAAGGGCGCGTCGCGCGCCAAGGTCTCGCTGGGCTCCAACCCGTGGCGGCCGGAGACGCGCAAGCACGACCTGTCCGCCATCGCCGGCCGCTACGGCGGGGGCGGCCACCCGGTGGTGGCCGCGGCGAGCTTCAAGGCGGACCAGGCCGACAAGGCCCGGGCCGCGTACCAGGAGATCCTGGCGGAGCTGTCCAGCGCGCGCTGA
- a CDS encoding Maf family protein translates to MRELILASTSSARRVLMDGLGVPYRAEAPNVDEQVPADLPADEAVRMLAVRKARAVQERHPEAWVLGADQLVEVGNSVLGKPQDRDAARAQLTRLLGNTHVIHTAVCLLGPGGHHSETVEDTRLTFFPVPAEELERYLDTGEWEGCAGSYRVEGRGQALLQKLEGDRTNVQGLPMLSVVRLLRQAGFDLFARR, encoded by the coding sequence ATGAGAGAACTCATCCTGGCCTCCACCTCCAGCGCGCGCCGGGTCCTGATGGACGGGCTGGGCGTGCCCTACCGCGCCGAAGCCCCCAACGTGGACGAGCAAGTCCCCGCCGACCTGCCCGCGGACGAAGCCGTGCGGATGCTCGCCGTGCGCAAGGCCCGCGCGGTGCAGGAGCGCCACCCGGAGGCCTGGGTGCTGGGCGCGGATCAGCTGGTGGAGGTGGGCAACAGCGTGCTGGGCAAGCCCCAGGACCGGGACGCGGCGCGCGCGCAGTTGACGCGCCTCTTGGGGAACACCCACGTCATCCACACCGCCGTGTGCCTGCTGGGGCCCGGCGGCCACCACTCCGAGACGGTGGAGGACACGCGCCTCACGTTCTTCCCCGTCCCAGCGGAGGAGCTGGAGCGCTACCTGGACACCGGCGAGTGGGAGGGCTGCGCGGGCAGCTACCGCGTGGAGGGCCGCGGGCAGGCGCTGCTCCAGAAGCTGGAGGGCGACCGCACCAACGTGCAGGGACTGCCCATGCTGTCGGTGGTGCGGCTCCTGCGGCAGGCGGGCTTCGACCTCTTCGCCCGCCGCTGA
- a CDS encoding metallopeptidase family protein, producing MSRRGLLAVCLLLFASCKRPSPANADAGTDAGTATTAVAADAGALAEGPVDAEPHGAVKRPDDAVAEVHPLAVCDAKGRAPLDAARDSYDAGHYEEALSCAAQAAALEPDLAAAHAERGAALAALNREPEAQLAYARALAIDPGDADALLGAAHLYAVQLPSTRERDELGALYAERGLSQPSTPPELVPPLALVAAMAFNDLGQADQALDRAAIVLAREPGNAEAKYEKALALFELCRFREAKAAFASLLKDKDRAAHAHQHLGLLLEREGQWAKAEDHFQKARALEPEDFPPPPLPSADEFKAQVTRALADLPEDMRRDLEGVPVATEEIPSEDDLLANQPPLSPTILGLFRGPSLQEPCDGSETPCRSVALYRRNLARAVRTPEELREQIRVTLLHEIGHLRGEDDEELAARGLE from the coding sequence ATGTCGCGGCGCGGTCTGCTCGCTGTCTGTCTCCTCCTGTTCGCCTCCTGCAAACGGCCCTCTCCGGCGAACGCCGACGCGGGCACGGATGCGGGCACGGCCACCACCGCCGTGGCGGCCGACGCGGGCGCGCTCGCGGAAGGCCCCGTGGACGCGGAGCCCCACGGCGCCGTGAAGCGCCCGGACGACGCGGTGGCGGAGGTGCACCCGCTGGCGGTGTGCGACGCGAAGGGCCGAGCGCCCCTGGACGCGGCCCGCGACTCCTACGACGCCGGCCACTATGAGGAGGCGCTCTCCTGCGCCGCGCAGGCCGCCGCGCTGGAGCCGGACCTCGCCGCCGCCCATGCGGAGCGGGGGGCCGCGCTGGCCGCGCTCAACCGCGAGCCGGAGGCACAGCTCGCCTACGCCCGCGCGCTGGCCATCGACCCGGGGGACGCGGACGCGCTCCTGGGCGCCGCGCACCTGTACGCGGTGCAGCTGCCCTCCACGCGCGAGCGGGACGAACTGGGCGCCCTCTACGCCGAGCGTGGCCTGTCCCAGCCCTCCACGCCCCCGGAGCTCGTGCCGCCGCTGGCGCTGGTGGCCGCCATGGCCTTCAACGACCTGGGGCAGGCGGACCAGGCGTTGGACCGCGCCGCCATCGTGCTCGCCCGCGAGCCGGGCAACGCCGAGGCGAAGTACGAGAAGGCCCTGGCCCTCTTCGAGCTGTGCCGCTTCCGCGAGGCGAAGGCGGCCTTCGCCTCGCTCCTGAAGGACAAGGATCGCGCGGCGCACGCGCACCAGCACCTGGGCTTGCTGCTGGAGCGCGAGGGCCAGTGGGCGAAGGCGGAGGACCACTTCCAGAAGGCCCGCGCGCTGGAGCCCGAGGACTTCCCCCCGCCGCCCCTGCCGTCCGCGGACGAGTTCAAGGCCCAGGTGACGCGCGCGCTGGCGGACCTGCCCGAGGACATGCGCCGCGACCTGGAGGGCGTGCCGGTGGCCACGGAGGAGATTCCCTCCGAGGACGACCTGCTCGCCAACCAGCCGCCCCTGTCGCCCACCATCCTGGGCCTGTTCCGGGGGCCCTCCCTCCAGGAGCCGTGTGACGGCTCGGAGACGCCCTGCCGCTCGGTGGCCCTCTACCGGCGCAACCTGGCCCGCGCGGTCCGCACGCCCGAAGAGCTGCGCGAACAGATTCGCGTGACACTGCTGCATGAAATCGGGCATCTGCGCGGGGAAGACGACGAGGAACTGGCCGCGCGCGGCCTGGAGTGA
- a CDS encoding class I SAM-dependent rRNA methyltransferase, giving the protein MPSLPTARVSLKGAKTLRRGTPWVYRTELTDAPATDTPGAVVAVVDPQGNPIGQALYARRSPLALRLLTRKGPNEEKVDDAFFIRRLEAALARRAVLPGRDGLRLVHGEADLLPGFFVDRYGQGLTVQTLSEGMDARKEMLAKALVERTGASHVVCRDDASGRDFESLPREVRLLHGEGAARFTYHEGDNRFDVDLLGDMKTGAFLDQVDNHLRAGELGRGEALDCFSYHGGFALALAKHCTSVLAVEQDAKAAARIQTNAEANSRAHVKVENANAFDVLRRFDQEGRRFDTIVLDPPGLAKRREGLATALRAYHELNLRALRCLKPDGLLVTCSCSGKLDRQGFESMVLDAAADAKRPVQILERRGAGLDHPVLAGLAETEYLKALYVRAL; this is encoded by the coding sequence ATGCCTTCCCTTCCCACTGCCCGGGTCAGCCTCAAGGGCGCCAAGACGCTGCGTCGCGGCACCCCCTGGGTGTACCGCACGGAGCTCACCGACGCCCCCGCCACCGACACGCCGGGCGCGGTGGTGGCCGTGGTGGATCCGCAGGGCAACCCCATCGGCCAGGCGCTCTACGCCCGCCGCTCCCCGCTCGCCCTGCGGCTGCTCACGCGCAAGGGCCCGAACGAGGAGAAGGTGGACGACGCCTTCTTCATCCGCCGCCTGGAGGCCGCGCTCGCCCGCCGCGCCGTGCTGCCGGGGCGGGACGGCCTGCGCCTGGTGCACGGCGAGGCGGACCTGCTCCCCGGCTTCTTCGTGGACCGCTACGGCCAGGGCCTCACCGTGCAGACGCTGTCGGAGGGCATGGACGCGCGCAAGGAGATGCTCGCGAAGGCGCTGGTGGAGAGGACGGGCGCGAGCCACGTCGTCTGCCGCGACGACGCCTCCGGCCGCGACTTCGAGAGCCTGCCCCGCGAGGTGCGCCTGCTGCACGGCGAGGGCGCCGCGCGCTTCACCTACCACGAGGGCGACAACCGCTTCGACGTGGACCTCCTGGGCGACATGAAGACGGGCGCGTTCCTGGACCAGGTGGACAACCACCTGCGCGCGGGCGAGCTGGGCCGGGGCGAAGCGCTGGACTGCTTCAGCTACCACGGCGGCTTCGCGCTCGCGCTCGCGAAGCACTGCACGTCGGTGCTCGCGGTGGAGCAGGACGCGAAGGCCGCGGCCCGCATCCAGACCAACGCGGAGGCCAACAGCCGCGCCCACGTGAAGGTGGAGAACGCCAACGCGTTCGACGTGCTGCGCCGCTTCGACCAGGAGGGCCGCCGCTTCGACACCATCGTCCTGGACCCGCCCGGCCTGGCCAAGCGCCGCGAGGGCCTGGCCACCGCGCTGCGCGCCTACCACGAGCTCAACCTGCGCGCCCTGCGCTGCCTCAAGCCGGACGGCCTGCTCGTCACGTGCTCGTGCTCCGGGAAGCTGGACCGGCAGGGCTTCGAGTCCATGGTCCTGGACGCCGCCGCGGACGCGAAGCGCCCGGTGCAGATTCTGGAGCGGCGGGGCGCCGGCCTGGACCACCCGGTGCTCGCGGGCCTCGCGGAGACGGAGTACCTCAAGGCCCTCTACGTGCGCGCCCTGTAG
- a CDS encoding caib/baif family protein: protein MEQEKAARLGVSSLGKREFMDQFQKLSKSYAVDPGNPGSYACEGCQRCANCMFCKDCDSCHQCTHCTRCELCTNCSHCVECKNCHACAYCVQSENCSSSAYVVMSKNLQDCNYCFGCVGLSKKDFHILNVGFSRTEYFKVVGRLRKELGIP, encoded by the coding sequence ATGGAGCAGGAGAAGGCGGCGCGCCTGGGCGTGTCGTCCCTGGGCAAGCGCGAGTTCATGGATCAGTTCCAGAAGCTGTCCAAGAGCTACGCGGTGGACCCGGGCAACCCCGGCTCCTATGCGTGCGAGGGCTGTCAGCGCTGCGCCAACTGCATGTTCTGCAAGGACTGCGACAGCTGCCACCAGTGCACGCACTGCACGCGGTGCGAGCTGTGCACCAACTGCTCGCACTGCGTGGAGTGCAAGAACTGCCACGCGTGCGCCTACTGCGTGCAGAGCGAGAACTGCTCCAGCAGCGCGTACGTGGTGATGAGCAAGAACCTGCAGGACTGCAACTACTGCTTCGGCTGCGTGGGGCTGTCCAAGAAGGACTTCCACATCCTCAACGTGGGCTTTTCCCGTACCGAGTACTTCAAGGTCGTGGGCCGGCTGCGCAAGGAGCTGGGCATCCCGTAG
- a CDS encoding ATP-dependent helicase, with product MDLSKLNPPQREAVVTLQGPLLVLAGAGSGKTRVITHRIVHLLNERPNHIMARNILAVTFTNKAATEMKERLIHMAGPRAQGVLVCTFHAFGAEVLREDIHRLGWPKKFAIADMGDQLSIIRRAMRDKRIDDRAFDARKVLTLISKAKNSGEAPQPKPEGMGDDYDLITSMIFADYQLALKAQGSVDFDDLLVLPARLLREHADLHRKYTARFQYLLVDEFQDTNHAQLDLLKLLAGEAKNVCAVGDDDQCIYSWRGAEVRNILDFDRHFPGGKEVRLEQNYRSSQRVLDAANAVIAKNPERKDKRMWTDRKGGPLVKVVACPNDEEEARFVAHEIQKHISLGVPADDIAVLYRTNGQAHPVEEMLREKNIAYEVVGGSEFFDRSEVKDVIAYFKVLANKLDEISLMRIVNVPSRGIGDVTMERLHAHSRAEGVTLWTVMRRADTYDDLPAGAGGKVLEFVEMVERYRDAFAQTPRLSEATHKLLEEIGFREATRAKAASGTAADKKLKGVDGVLASLEKFEKREGPKASLLTYLNRLSLDTRQEEDEIPGQNKRVTLMSLHASKGLEYRLVFFIGMEEDLMPHGGMQGEAQNLEEERRLCYVGITRAKELLYLTRSTVRVKRGKEVPRTPSRFLEDLPPDAFETVDVDAPRQGPPDEKEKNFFANLKERFKKPTAGGPGPGTPGRAP from the coding sequence ATGGACCTTTCGAAGCTCAATCCTCCTCAGCGCGAGGCCGTGGTGACGCTCCAGGGCCCCCTGCTCGTGCTGGCAGGCGCTGGCAGTGGAAAGACGCGGGTCATCACCCACCGCATCGTCCACCTGCTCAACGAGCGGCCCAACCACATCATGGCCCGCAACATCCTCGCGGTGACCTTCACCAACAAGGCCGCCACGGAGATGAAGGAACGCCTCATCCACATGGCCGGGCCGCGCGCCCAGGGCGTGCTGGTGTGCACCTTCCACGCGTTCGGCGCGGAGGTGCTGCGCGAGGACATCCACCGGCTGGGCTGGCCGAAGAAGTTCGCCATCGCGGACATGGGCGACCAGCTCTCCATCATCCGCCGCGCCATGCGCGACAAGCGCATCGACGACCGCGCCTTCGACGCGCGCAAGGTCCTCACCCTCATCTCCAAGGCGAAGAACTCCGGCGAGGCGCCCCAGCCCAAACCCGAGGGCATGGGCGACGACTACGACCTCATCACGTCGATGATCTTCGCGGACTACCAGCTCGCGCTGAAGGCGCAGGGCTCGGTGGACTTCGACGACCTGCTGGTGCTGCCCGCGCGCCTGCTGCGCGAGCACGCGGACCTGCACCGCAAGTACACGGCCCGCTTCCAGTACCTCCTGGTGGACGAGTTCCAGGACACCAACCACGCCCAGTTGGATCTGCTCAAGCTGCTCGCGGGCGAGGCGAAGAACGTGTGCGCGGTGGGGGATGACGACCAGTGCATCTACTCCTGGCGCGGCGCGGAGGTGCGCAACATCCTGGACTTCGACCGGCACTTCCCGGGCGGCAAGGAGGTGCGGCTGGAGCAGAACTACCGCTCCTCCCAGCGCGTGCTGGACGCGGCCAACGCCGTCATCGCCAAGAACCCGGAGCGCAAGGACAAGCGCATGTGGACCGACCGCAAGGGCGGTCCGCTGGTGAAGGTGGTGGCGTGCCCCAATGACGAAGAGGAGGCCCGCTTCGTCGCGCACGAAATCCAGAAGCACATCTCGCTGGGCGTCCCCGCGGACGACATCGCGGTGCTCTACCGCACCAACGGCCAGGCCCACCCGGTGGAGGAGATGCTGCGTGAGAAGAACATCGCCTACGAAGTGGTGGGCGGCAGCGAGTTCTTCGACCGCAGCGAGGTGAAGGACGTCATCGCGTACTTCAAGGTCCTGGCGAACAAGCTGGACGAAATCTCCCTCATGCGCATCGTCAACGTGCCTTCGCGCGGCATTGGCGACGTCACCATGGAGCGGCTGCACGCGCACTCGCGCGCGGAGGGCGTGACGCTCTGGACGGTGATGCGCCGCGCGGACACCTATGACGACCTGCCCGCGGGCGCGGGCGGCAAGGTGCTGGAGTTCGTGGAGATGGTGGAGCGCTACCGCGACGCCTTCGCCCAGACGCCCCGCCTGTCGGAGGCCACGCACAAGCTCCTGGAGGAGATCGGCTTCCGCGAGGCCACCCGCGCCAAGGCGGCCTCCGGCACCGCCGCGGACAAGAAGCTCAAGGGTGTGGATGGGGTGCTCGCGTCGCTGGAGAAGTTCGAGAAGCGCGAGGGCCCCAAGGCCAGCCTCCTCACGTACCTGAACCGCCTCAGCCTGGACACGCGCCAGGAGGAGGATGAGATCCCGGGGCAGAACAAGCGCGTCACGCTGATGTCCCTGCACGCCTCCAAGGGCCTGGAGTACCGGCTCGTCTTCTTCATCGGCATGGAGGAGGACCTGATGCCCCACGGCGGCATGCAGGGCGAGGCGCAGAACCTCGAGGAGGAGCGCCGCCTCTGCTACGTGGGCATCACCCGCGCCAAGGAGCTGCTCTACCTCACCCGCTCCACCGTGCGCGTGAAGCGCGGGAAGGAAGTGCCCCGCACGCCCTCCCGCTTCCTGGAGGACCTGCCCCCGGACGCCTTCGAGACCGTGGATGTGGACGCACCGCGTCAGGGCCCGCCGGATGAGAAGGAGAAGAACTTCTTCGCGAACCTGAAGGAGCGGTTCAAGAAGCCCACCGCCGGGGGACCAGGCCCGGGCACCCCTGGCCGGGCGCCCTGA